Proteins encoded by one window of Vitis vinifera cultivar Pinot Noir 40024 chromosome 10, ASM3070453v1:
- the LOC100266176 gene encoding wall-associated receptor kinase 5: protein MAMQVIVGHLAAIIIIILLFSSKGTAASIAKPGCRETCGNVRIVYPFGIGRGCYHDRNFEVSCDNSSNPPRPCLVVIETEVLQTSLDNVRIIDWVSPSCHISSTKGMGMGFYSMEPYSYSHAENKFIGIGCDIGVYIGELNITNPSQTRYAGGCVSVCHIPGGQPWSNRTSCSGISCCQTTFSNDLSSIDLWAVNISIRSTSNPCSFAIIAEKNFSDFDQFDTTLSGENKTYFYPAILNWAIGNKSCQEARKRSDYACGSNSRCVDSDKGSGYKCRCSRGYHGNPYLRDGCIDIDECIDSNNTLCKKGAACINTYGGFYCACPPGYHSYDSKPEHGCVRDKVKLKAAILVTSGIGITVVLLILLAVGFWLHRQLEERKKNKLKHKFFKRNGGLLLQQQITSSSKGSVEKTKLFAIEELEKATDNFNASRVLGKGGHGTVYKGMLLDGSIVAIKKSIIVDERQVVEFVNEVFILSQINHRHIVKLLGCCLESEVPLLVYEYVSNSTLSHHLHDKNRESKLSWEKRLRIADEIAGALAYLHSYASPAILHRDIKSSNILLDEHFRAVVSDFGLSRSITHEKTHLTTLVQGTFGYLDPEYFRSGQFTDKSDVYAFGVVLAELLTGEKVICSSRSEESLATHFRLAMKQNCLFEILDKVILDEGQKEEILAVARLTKICLKLGGKKRPTMKEIAADLDRLRRTVEQQSLQRTCQDNSSVSVRSYTYASTSAVTEEYILEDEDYPKPYRMTT, encoded by the exons ATGGCCATGCAAGTAATAGTAGGTCATCTGGCcgccatcatcatcatcatcttgctATTCTCATCGAAGGGAACAGCAGCGTCCATAGCCAAGCCTGGTTGCCGAGAGACATGTGGCAACGTCCGCATTGTTTATCCATTTGGTATTGGGAGAGGTTGCTACCATGACCGAAATTTTGAGGTCTCATGCGACAACTCCTCCAATCCTCCAAGGCCTTGTCTTGTGGTGATCGAAACTGAAGTTTTGCAAACGTCGCTGGACAATGTGAGAATTATTGATTGGGTTTCCCCTTCTTGTCATATCAGTTCCACAAAAGGAATGGGAATGGGTTTTTACTCGATGGAGCCTTATAGTTATTCCCACGCAGAAAATAAGTTTATAGGCATTGGGTGTGACATAGGTGTTTATATCGGTGAATTAAACATTACAAATCCTAGCCAAACAAGGTACGCCGGCGGGTGTGTGTCTGTTTGCCACATACCTGGAGGTCAACCCTGGTCTAATCGTACTTCCTGCTCTGGAATTAGTTGCTGCCAGACTACTTTCTCTAACGATCTTTCAAGCATTGATCTATGGGCTGTTAACATAAGCATCAGGTCGACCTCCAATCCATGTAGCTTTGCCATCATTGCCGAGAAGAACTTCTCGGACTTTGACCAATTTGACACCACTTTGTCCGGTGAAAACAAAACCTACTTTTACCCTGCAATATTGAATTGGGCAATCGGAAACAAGTCTTGCCAAGAAGCCCGAAAAAGAAGCGATTATGCATGTGGCAGCAACAGTCGTTGTGTTGATTCCGACAAAGGCAGTGGATATAAGTGTCGTTGCAGTCGAGGCTACCACGGGAACCCTTACCTTCGAGATGGCTGCATAG ATATTGATGAGTGCATCGACTCAAACAACACTCTTTGCAAAAAGGGAGCTGCATGCATAAACACATATGGAGGCTTCTATTGTGCCTGCCCACCTGGTTACCACAGTTATGATAGCAAACCTGAACATGGGTGTGTACGTGACAAAGTAAAACTCAAGGCAGCCATTCTTGTTACCTCAG GAATAGGAATAACTGTTGTTCTTCTCATCCTACTTGCTGTTGGCTTCTGGTTGCATCGGCAACttgaggaaagaaagaaaaacaaactcaAGCACAAGTTCTTCAAGAGGAATGGTGGTCTCCTATTGCAACAGCAAATCACTTCAAGTAGTAAAGGAAGTGTTGAGAAAACAAAACTCTTTGCCATAGAAGAGTTGGAGAAGGCAACAGACAACTTCAATGCAAGTCGAGTTCTTGGCAAGGGAGGTCATGGGACAGTGTATAAAGGGATGCTATTGGATGGAAGCATAGTAGCCATTAAGAAGTCAATCATAGTTGACGAGAGGCAAGTAGTTGAGTTTGTCAATGAAGTTTTCATTCTTTCACAGATTAACCATAGACACATAGTGAAGTTGTTAGGTTGCTGTCTAGAGAGCGAAGTTCCTTTACTAGTTTATGAATATGTGTCCAATAgcactctctctcatcatcTCCATGATAAGAACCGTGAATCAAAATTATCTTGGGAAAAGCGCCTCCGAATTGCTGATGAAATTGCAGGAGCCCTTGCTTATTTGCATTCCTATGCTTCTCCAGCCATCCTTCATAGGGATATCAAGTCCAGCAATATACTGTTAGATGAGCACTTTAGGGCTGTGGTTTCTGACTTTGGACTTTCCAGGTCAATAACCCATGAAAAAACACACTTGACCACATTAGTGCAGGGCACATTTGGTTACTTGGATCCAGAGTATTTTCGATCAGGCCAGTTTACGGATAAAAGTGATGTGTACGCCTTCGGGGTAGTGCTTGCTGAACTTTTGACAGGTGAAAAAGTCATTTGTTCTAGTAGATCTGAAGAAAGTCTAGCAACTCATTTTAGATTGGCAATGAAACAGAATTGCCTGTTTGAAATTCTGGACAAGGTAATCCTGGATGAAGGTCAGAAAGAGGAGATTCTTGCTGTTGCTAGGCTTACTAAGATATGCCTCAAGTTAGGTGGGAAGAAAAGGCCAACCATGAAAGAAATAGCAGCAGACCTCGACAGATTAAGGAGGACTGTGGAGCAGCAATCACTTCAACGGACTTGTCAGGACAACTCCTCTGTAAGTGTAAGGTCATATACTTATGCATCTACTAGTGCAGTTACAGAAGAGTATATACTTGAAGACGAGGACTATCCTAAACCATACCGCATGACTACTTAA